A single region of the Epinephelus fuscoguttatus linkage group LG14, E.fuscoguttatus.final_Chr_v1 genome encodes:
- the spata7 gene encoding spermatogenesis-associated protein 7 homolog: MGYAECNISMDSRTGSVSSGLGCSPGVRGQTLKSSPFCPRSSSKLTQSIVKDHMVSHYKKVYSAKAAIDASVPKSLILSVKYNDQLRQERLRKGGRPQSAHSLSQRNSRASSSSAQSRLSVQYDDSPYLCSRSSTASSPRFSSSFHAKDIVYPPGKVGSQNHSQHIRPASETKYCRPDATSHRKQSAWSLGASGDQSCYKTFQDPVQKTYSGDLLQKHSQRFTQDKPFTPKTLKSEKSSYLSQYRYYRAPPRRKPTQDCSNSRLSRQETYHGSTKTKEYSQELYEPSQGFNTEHEWSEDELNSTYFSASRQQSRANKSRDRDFFDSSSRVSPEGGKSPFMKSISAEEEELMYLEFISAVTEDILSRGHISDRFLDRVIKRHIDMNRHQLDVGKMRHLLEVLRKDFDEPPNTSTSTSDLEKKENDLFDSFLPHLESEGNQVKTKEDNDAFPYASLIKYCDSPDYTDPLMVSTPLCSPEMTAASPTKTNEKDGEDVSQEKGIGSPWLSDDHLNQTGAPESKEVSNESQEYTTIASDKDQDEDSYDGQSKELEDLGRNLSESLHVSSNTHNNNVETATEQHTNTAASVSDDEF, from the exons ATGGGATACGCTGAGTGCAACATTAGCATGGACTCGAGAACAG gAAGTGTATCATCTGGACTGGGGTGCAGCCCTGGTGTGAGAGGACAGACTTTAAAAAGTAGCC ctttctGCCCTCGCTCCTCTAGCAAGTTGACACAGTCCATTGTCAAAGACCACATGGTGTCTCATTACAAAAAGGTTTACTCAGCTAAAG CTGCCATTGATGCCTCAGTACCCAAAAGCTTGATACTTAGTGTAAAAT ATAATGACCAGCTCAGACAGGAGCGGTTGAGGAAAGGGGGTCGTCCTCAGTCAGCCCACTCTCTGTCGCAGAGAAATAGCAGAGCCTCCAGCTCTTCAGCCCAG AGTAGATTATCCGTGCAGTACGATGACAGCCCTTACCTCTGCTCAAGGAGTTCCACGGCCTCCAGCCCAAGGTTCAGCTCCTCCTTTCACGCCAAGGACATAGTTTATCCACCAGGTAAAGTTGGCTCTCAGAACCATTCTCAACACATTCGCCCAGCATCAGAAACAAAGTACTGCAGGCCAGACGCAACTTCCCACAGAAAGCAGTCGGCGTGGTCACTGGGAGCTTCAGGAGATCAGAGCTGCTATAAGACTTTCCAGGACCCTGTTCAGAAGACGTACAGTGGAGATTTGCTCCAGAAACATTCACAGCGCTTCACCCAAGACAAACCTTTCACCCCTAAGACCTTGAAATCAGAAAAGAGTTCATACCTGTCACAGTATCGCTACTACAGAGCACCACCACGGAGGAAACCTACTCAGGATTGCAGCAACTCTAGATTGTCGCGGCAGGAGACATATCATGGAAG CACAAAAACCAAGGAATACTCGCAGGAATTATACGAGCCATCTCAG ggaTTTAATACAGAGCATGAGTGGTCTGAAGACGAGCTCAACAGCACATATTTCTCAGCATCTAGACAACAGAGTCGCGCGAACAAGAGCAGAGACCGTGATTTCTTTGACTCCTCATCCAG GGTCTCACCAGAAGGCGGGAAATCTCCCTTTATGAAGAGTATATCTGCAGA GGAAGAAGAATTAATGTACCTCGAattcatttctgctgtaacgGAGGATATCTTATCCAGAGGGCACATCTCTGACAG GTTCCTCGACCGTGTGATAAAACGCCATATCGACATGAATCGGCATCAGCTTGATGTC ggtAAAATGCGCCACCTCCTGGAAGTGCTGCGTAAAGACTTTGACGAGCCACCCAACAcatccacctccacctcagATCTTGAAAAAAAGGAGAATGATCTGTTTGATTCGTTCCTGCCACATCTGGAATCAGAAGGGAATCAAGTGAAGACCAAAGAAGACAATGACGCATTCCCTTATGCGTCACTAATTAAATACTGTGATTCGCCAGATTACACTGATCCCCTAATGGTCTCTACACCCTTGTGCTCTCCTGAAATGACTGCTGCCTCACCAACTAAGACAAATGAAAAGGATGGAGAAGATGTGAGTCAGGAAAAGGGCATAGGCTCTCCTTGGCTTTCTGATGATCATCTAAATCAAACAGGCGCACCTGAGTCAAAAGAAGTCAGCAATGAAAGCCAGGAATACACCACTATCGCCAGTGACAAAGACCAAGATGAAGACAGCTATGATGGACAATCTAAAGAGCTCGAGGATCTGGGTAGAAATCTGTCAGAGTCGCTTCACGTGTCGAGCAATACCCACAACAACAACGTGGAAACTGCCACTGAgcaacacacaaatacagctgCGTCTGTCAGTGATGATGAGTTTTGA